A single window of Ornithorhynchus anatinus isolate Pmale09 chromosome 3, mOrnAna1.pri.v4, whole genome shotgun sequence DNA harbors:
- the LOC100089589 gene encoding 60S ribosomal protein L27a, protein MAIHPGYFGKVGMRHFHLKNQSYCPTVNLGKLWTLVSEQTRVSAAKKKPGVAPIIDVVRSGYYKVLITLLFTQEMGKGKLPKQPVIVKAKFFSRRAEEKIKGVGGACVLVA, encoded by the exons atggcaatccaCCCCGGTTACTTCGGGAAAGTTGGCATGAGACATTTCCACCTGAAGAACCAGAGCTACTGTCCCACGGTCAACCTCGGTAAGCTGTGGACCCTGGTGAGCGAGCAGACGAGGGTCAGCGCCGCCAAGAAGAAGCCGGGCGTCGCCCCCATCATCGACGTCGTGCGCTCC GGTTATTACAAGGTCCTAATAACCTTGTTATTTACCCAAGAAATGGGTAAAGGAAAGTTGCCCAAGCAGCCTGTCATCGTGAAAGCAAAATTCTTCAGCAGGAGAGCGGAGGAGAAGATCAAAGGTGTCGGAGGAGCCTGTGTCCTGGTGGCCTAG